One region of Trichosurus vulpecula isolate mTriVul1 chromosome 1, mTriVul1.pri, whole genome shotgun sequence genomic DNA includes:
- the LOC118834627 gene encoding small ubiquitin-related modifier 2-like — MAKEEPKEGAKTENNDHINLKVAGQDDSVVQFKIERHTPLSKLMKAYCERQGLSMRQIRFRFDGQPINEIDTPAQLELEDEDAIDVFQQQTGGAY; from the coding sequence ATGGCCAAGGAAGAGCCGAAGGAAGGAGCCAAGACTGAAAACAACGACCACATTAATTTGAAGGTGGCAGGGCAAGATGATTCGGTGGTGCAATTTAAAATTGAGAGGCACACACCACTTAGTAAACTAATGAAAGCCTATTGTGAACGACAGGGTTTGTCAATGAGGCAGATTAGATTCCGATTTGATGGGCAACCAATCAATGAAATAGACACACCTGCCCAGCTGGAATTGGAGGATGAGGATGCAATTGACGTattccagcagcagacaggaggCGCTTACTAA